In Marinobacter salinisoli, the DNA window GGCGAAATCATCAATTCCGCCCACAGCCGCTTTCCAGTCATTGGCGACAATCAGGACGATGTGATCGGCATTCTTCTCGCCAAGGATCTGCTCCCGCTGGCCCTGAACGGCGACCTCAACTGGCCGAGCATCCGCGAAATCCTCAGACCCCCCACCTTTGTTCCCGAGAGCAAACGGCTGAACCAGCTGCTCAAGGAGTTCAAGGAAAACCGTAACCACATGGCGATTGTGGTGGACGAATACGGCGGCACCGCCGGACTGATCACAATCGAAGACGTGCTGGAGCAAATCGTCGGCGAAATTGAAGACGAGCACGACTTCGACGAAGAAACCCACATCAAGGCCCGCGGCAACGGTACTTACGCAGTCAAAGCCGTCACACCGGTTGAGGACTTCAACGAGTTCTTCAAGATTGAACTCGACGAAGAAGAGTTCGACACCATCGGTGGCCTGGTGCTCAAAGAGTTCGGTCACCTGCCCAGACGGGGAGAAACGGTTGAATTCGGCG includes these proteins:
- a CDS encoding HlyC/CorC family transporter, with the translated sequence MSDDQSSRSQGNKSWLERISQAFSSGPESVEDVLEILREAETQDIIDTDAMSIIEGAMQVIDMRVEEIMIPRSQMVTVKASQEPKEFLGEIINSAHSRFPVIGDNQDDVIGILLAKDLLPLALNGDLNWPSIREILRPPTFVPESKRLNQLLKEFKENRNHMAIVVDEYGGTAGLITIEDVLEQIVGEIEDEHDFDEETHIKARGNGTYAVKAVTPVEDFNEFFKIELDEEEFDTIGGLVLKEFGHLPRRGETVEFGGLRFTIANADNRVIRLLQVTRVGQ